In the genome of Saccharomonospora viridis DSM 43017, one region contains:
- a CDS encoding tyrosine recombinase XerC, with protein sequence MTTTGPHRGTRSIVARLRAALPPQAAEIVADYEDHLRDERMLSQHTTRAYVGDVVSLLAFLHGVNEDGADGPSAHEEHPDGEHSDGVNGLHVGVLRAWLARQHEAGCSRATVARRVASARTFTAWAYRRGLLPSDPGIRLASPRPHRRLPGVLRMDEATELMRVSEAGTATGHPVALRDHALIELLYATGVRISELCGLDIDDVDFDRRVVRVLGKGRKQRMVPFGLPSERALRLWLRQGRPEVATADSGAALFLGARGKRVDPRTVRRVVHDAVAAVPGAADIGPHGLRHSAATHMLDGGADLRSVQELLGHATLATTQLYTHVTVERLKAIHDQTHPRAQ encoded by the coding sequence ATGACGACAACGGGTCCTCATCGTGGGACGCGTTCCATTGTGGCGCGGCTGCGTGCCGCCCTTCCGCCGCAGGCGGCGGAGATCGTGGCCGACTACGAGGACCACCTGCGTGATGAGCGCATGCTGTCGCAGCACACCACGCGTGCCTATGTCGGTGACGTGGTGTCCTTGCTGGCGTTCCTCCACGGAGTGAACGAGGACGGGGCCGACGGGCCGAGCGCCCACGAGGAACACCCGGACGGTGAACACTCGGACGGTGTGAACGGGCTTCACGTCGGCGTGCTCAGGGCATGGCTGGCGCGGCAACACGAAGCGGGTTGCAGCCGCGCTACCGTGGCCCGCCGAGTGGCGTCGGCCAGGACGTTCACGGCATGGGCGTACCGGCGTGGACTGTTACCGTCCGATCCGGGCATTCGCTTGGCCTCTCCTCGCCCGCACCGTCGACTTCCCGGCGTATTGCGCATGGACGAAGCCACCGAACTCATGCGTGTCAGCGAGGCCGGAACCGCGACAGGTCACCCCGTTGCTTTGCGTGATCACGCCCTGATCGAGTTGCTGTACGCCACAGGTGTGCGAATCTCAGAACTGTGTGGACTCGACATAGATGACGTCGACTTCGACCGCCGGGTCGTCCGCGTCCTGGGAAAGGGGAGGAAACAACGAATGGTGCCGTTCGGCCTGCCTTCGGAGCGCGCGCTTCGGCTATGGCTGCGGCAGGGTCGTCCGGAAGTGGCCACCGCCGACTCCGGTGCAGCTCTTTTCCTCGGTGCCCGAGGAAAGCGGGTGGACCCGCGAACGGTACGTCGTGTCGTGCACGACGCGGTAGCGGCGGTGCCGGGCGCCGCCGATATCGGCCCCCACGGACTTCGGCACTCCGCGGCCACGCACATGCTCGACGGCGGAGCTGACCTTCGTAGCGTCCAGGAGCTACTCGGTCACGCTACGCTGGCGACGACGCAGCTCTACACTCACGTGACAGTCGAGCGGCTGAAGGCGATCCATGACCAGACCCACCCCCGTGCCCAGTGA
- a CDS encoding M23 family metallopeptidase gives MPALFPRNEAGTPRTALIATLVSVGLLATALAAPGGLTELVTPGPAHAYGAPNGANGAALPAERVPDRTTEAPRFSWPLSGEPDVVRLFHRPSSTYGPGHRGVDLAATPGQDVLASAEGVVIFAGRVAGRGVVSIRHNDGLRTTYEPVRWSVSPGQRVRRGQVIGTVAPGHDGCPVEACLHWGVRRDGTANTDYLDPLRLVLPAAPLRLKPWEGVVAHS, from the coding sequence ATGCCAGCTCTCTTCCCCCGGAACGAAGCGGGAACACCCCGTACGGCACTCATCGCCACATTGGTGAGTGTCGGCCTCCTGGCGACGGCGTTGGCGGCGCCAGGAGGCCTTACCGAGCTCGTCACACCGGGACCCGCCCATGCGTACGGGGCCCCGAACGGCGCGAACGGTGCTGCGCTGCCCGCCGAACGCGTGCCCGACCGCACCACCGAAGCGCCGCGGTTCTCCTGGCCGTTGTCCGGGGAACCGGACGTGGTCCGGCTCTTCCACCGTCCGTCGAGCACGTATGGGCCCGGACATCGCGGGGTCGACCTGGCAGCCACACCGGGACAGGACGTGTTGGCCTCCGCCGAGGGAGTTGTCATCTTCGCAGGTCGCGTGGCCGGGCGCGGTGTCGTCTCGATCCGTCACAACGATGGCTTACGGACGACGTACGAACCCGTGCGGTGGTCGGTGTCGCCCGGACAGCGAGTTCGCCGTGGCCAGGTCATCGGCACGGTCGCACCCGGGCACGACGGCTGCCCGGTCGAGGCGTGCCTGCACTGGGGTGTACGACGCGACGGCACCGCGAACACCGACTACCTCGACCCATTGCGACTCGTCCTGCCTGCCGCCCCGTTACGGCTCAAGCCGTGGGAGGGAGTGGTCGCGCATTCGTGA
- a CDS encoding FliA/WhiG family RNA polymerase sigma factor: MTRPTPVPSEAASAEVAAAALPQHGQGSGQVMSVSTTEEPEPALQPDAVTATGDKVPATGDKTGADEANTADSAIQALWKEFVRSPSQRVRDRLVLHYAPLVKYVAGRVGTGLPTHIDVADLIQSGIFGLVDAIEKFDPERGLRFETYAMQRIRGAILDDLRSQDWVPRAVRSRAREIERAHERLGARLRRTPTDAEVAAELGITLRELRDLYGQLRLTSVLALDDLMGASKDNGNGTGSPADTLPDDGAVDPAAVLVDQDNRRQLAEAIAQLNERDRIVVSLYYFENLTLAEIGKVLGVTESRVSQLHTRAVLRLRAKLVENANS, from the coding sequence ATGACCAGACCCACCCCCGTGCCCAGTGAGGCCGCCAGCGCCGAGGTGGCCGCAGCGGCTCTGCCGCAGCATGGGCAAGGAAGCGGGCAGGTCATGAGCGTGTCGACCACCGAAGAGCCGGAACCCGCCCTCCAGCCGGATGCGGTGACGGCCACCGGTGACAAGGTGCCGGCCACCGGTGACAAGACGGGCGCTGATGAGGCAAACACCGCCGATTCGGCCATCCAGGCCCTGTGGAAGGAATTCGTACGCTCGCCGAGCCAGCGCGTCCGTGACCGCCTCGTGCTGCACTATGCCCCGCTCGTCAAGTACGTGGCGGGTCGAGTGGGAACGGGACTACCCACACACATCGATGTCGCAGACCTGATCCAGTCGGGCATCTTCGGCCTGGTCGACGCCATCGAGAAATTCGACCCGGAGCGGGGGTTGCGCTTCGAGACGTACGCCATGCAGCGTATCCGTGGTGCCATCCTCGACGATCTACGTTCCCAGGACTGGGTGCCCAGGGCCGTGCGGAGTAGGGCCCGTGAGATCGAACGCGCTCACGAACGCTTGGGCGCGCGTCTGCGCCGGACCCCGACCGACGCGGAAGTCGCCGCGGAGTTGGGGATCACGCTGCGGGAATTGCGGGACCTGTACGGCCAGCTGCGGTTGACGAGCGTGCTCGCGCTCGACGACCTCATGGGGGCGAGCAAGGACAACGGCAACGGCACGGGCTCACCCGCCGACACCCTGCCCGACGATGGTGCTGTCGACCCGGCCGCCGTGCTGGTCGACCAAGACAACCGCAGGCAGCTCGCCGAGGCGATCGCGCAGCTCAACGAGCGTGACCGCATCGTGGTCAGCCTCTATTACTTCGAGAACCTGACGTTGGCCGAGATCGGCAAGGTGCTGGGGGTCACCGAATCGCGGGTCAGCCAGCTTCACACGCGCGCTGTGTTGCGACTTCGGGCCAAGCTCGTCGAGAACGCCAATTCCTGA